A window of Castanea sativa cultivar Marrone di Chiusa Pesio chromosome 8, ASM4071231v1 genomic DNA:
aaatctacataatgttttttgagaaaatctACGCAAAATATTATTGTACTTAAATATGAGATTTTAAAAACTTGTAGCTAATCAAATAAGCTCACCATATGTTGTGCACTCCTTTAGTTGGgtaatgtataatttataaatttaatatgtcccctttgccaaaaaaaaaaaaaaatcatttatctTGACTGGGAAATAAAAGGCAGGTAATTATTGATGTTTGATATTATAGTTTAATATGTGCAGCACTATTTAACATGTACAATAATGTCACTAagccaaaaagccaaaaaggcTACAAGTGTGGATATGGATGTAAGAAGATTCGATGAAAAGGAagctcatttttgttttttttttttggttggtgatGTATGATTGTTCAATCAAAATGGAAGTCCTATTTTGGTTTCCAATTGGCTCAAactttttcatataataaaCCAAAtagataagaacaaaaaaaaagcatgaattGTTTGAAAGAAAGGAATGTACATTGCAATTGGCTTTGGCAATGGTAGATGATGATGTAGGATTagacaaaaaagagaaaaaagcaaCTTGTCTTTAACCAAAATGTGGTCCCCATTTGTTCATGTAGCTCTCTCTGTCTATTTCATAGCATTCACACATCAGTTTCCACCGAAGTACACTAAGTCCAGCGTTCAAAAAGATATTCTTTTTTGTCATTCAACAATCAAAAATGTTCACCAAGATTCAAATCTTCCAAAATATTCAATATTCCAACTTGTATAAACAAACTACCTCCGCGTTTTCAAGTAAGCGTTGACGATCCCAAGTCCCAACccaatatctctctctctctctctctgctgtgcacctttttttttttaatcttttcaggtattgctttttaaaatttttttatgaacatttATTTTGGCTTTTAAAATTTGTCAGTTGTTGTTGTATGTGTGcaatttatatcttatataactgccttctctctctctctctctcgctcttaacttggttgttatttttttgttctgaAGTGAGTTTTAGGTGTGCccatttgccttttttttttttttttgaagtagagACTCAGATCTATGTATGATTTATTGTTCTTAGTTGTTATGAATTAATGGGATTGTTTTGTGGGACTTTTTTATTCttgggaaataaaaaagaaagcatcTTTCTCAATATTTATACTCATTTATTTGGTTTATTAGAATAGTAGTAGCTTGGCTCACTCATATCACATTGACTTATAATGGCTTTCTTATAATTGTAATGCAGAATTGGTTGTTGCAATTGTCTGGGTTTGTGGATTGTGATTCACTCAATCACTAAGAAATTATAAAAGGGTATTGTTTGTTTCTAAGAATTGTGTATTGGAGCTGTGACTTGGGAGGGGGTGTTGAAGGGATTTAGTGGGTTGCATTCAAAAACTGTTGTAAATAGGGGAATTGGGTTGAGTTGAGTTATAAAGATTTGTAATTTGATCTTCCTGTAATAAGACATAGGCATGGTTGAAAGGAAAAACATGGGGCGTGTGTCTCCAATACTTTTGGCGCTTTTGtcatttgggtttttctttgcAACATATAATTTGTTGACTATGATAATACACAACAAAGCTTCCAATTTGGGGAGTTGGGAGTCAGATGGATTGGACTCGTCAGGGGATTCGAAACTGAAATACCATGTTGCTCTTACAGCAACAGATGCTCCTTATAGCCAATGGCAGTGTAGGATTATGTACTACTGGTATAACAAGACAAAAGACATGCCTGGATCAGACATGGGAAAGTTTACCCGGATTTTGCATTCTGGGGCTCCAGACAAATTGATGGAGGAGATTCCAAGTTTTGTGGTTGATCCTCTTCCAGAGGGCTTGGATAGGGTGAGAATCTTATTGCTGCTGTATCTTGGTTTCTCATATCTTTTGTTGTATTCTTCAATTCATTTgcattgattatttttgttgattttgtcaattcatcataaaaaaaatttatttatttttcttttctttcttttttttttccccaaaaaatgtATAGTAGATCCAAATGCTTTCATGAAAATCCTTTAAATTCATAGTTAGAAAGTCCAATGAAGTACACAGCCTGTCTTTGCAGGAGGGAATTAATGTCTTGTATACAACAACTTGTCTATTGCttcatttgtttttgaataTCATGACCATTAAAGAATTCTACAAAAGTTTGAGTCATTTTCTCATGTAATAACATCCtctgaatttcataaaattttcagGTTTCAAGTAAATGACATATTTAGTTTCTTTCTATTCATCCAATGAAATGGGGCCGCACAGTCTCCCTGTGTTATATATGCATCTACGCCTCTACATGTGTTGATCTGGCCTGGTCTTCACTAATTTAGATTTTCCTTGGGTTGCTTTGATGAACATGCCTTGTAGATTTCAAAATAAAGTCACTATTGCTCTGTTTCTATActgctaaaaaaataattttgcatagTTAAAAGAATTGAAATCATTTCATGGCAATTTGCTTATAGTGATATAGGTTGGGTATCAGCTCTCTTAGATGATCTTATAGGTTGTGGATTGCTGGTACTGGTGGTGAAcaaaatacaaagtttagatTGTGTTTATAAAGTACATATATTGGATTTGTAATCTGACATTAGCATCAGAGTAGCATCTCACACAATAGAACTCACCAAAGGCCAACTGGTGTTGTAAGTTCAATAGATCTCcatcagtttttttttcatttggagAGTAGTATTCACATCACCAGTAGTATAAAGCAccaatttttctttatcttcttgcttttttttttaaaatatttatttttgtcctATTCTAGTTTGAatattttatcaatcacaaaatcCTGTTTGACTAAATatagaattatttttgtttaaatttaatgtCTTATGCAGGGTTATGTTGTTCTAAATAGACCATGGGCGTTTGTGCAATGGCTGGAGAAAGCAACAATTGAAGAAGAGTAAgaataaaaactttaaattcTTGCAAGATTGTTTGCTCTTTTCCTTGATGGAAATCCAAAAGTTAGAGCATTTTGTGGTTGATGCAGATACATTCTAATGGCAGAGCCTGACCACCTATTTGTAAAACCTATACCTAACTTGGCATATGGAAGCCAACCAGCAGGATATCCTTTTTTCTACATTAAACCAACTGAGCATGAGAATATAATTAGGAAATTTTATCCTGAAGAAAGTGGTCCTGTGACTGATATTGATCCAATAGGAAATTCTCCTGTAATCATCAGAAGGGTAAAATCTTTTATTACTGTTGTAGCATGTGTACTGACCTGACGTTGATTGTTAACGCATTTatatttacaactatatttatttgaatttcagCAATTCATAGCAGGTTTTTCATAGGAATAGAAAATTTAGAAGGTGCAAATTATTATTACAAAGCAGAAGTAgtaatagaagaaaaagaagaatgagtTCCAGCAGTAGTACTAAAAAATGACTTTGTGGTCATCATCATCAGAGTTATAATTGAGTTGTCATTTGGCTGACCTTTTTGCTTTTACTGTGATTGCCTTATGATGTGGTAATCactaaattttcttcttcagtCCACGCTGGAAGATATCGCTCCCACATGGGTGAATATTTCCTTGAGAATGAAAGATGATCCAGAGACTGATAAGACTTTTGGATGGGTGCTTGAAATGTAAGTATTATTCTTGAAGATCTCagttactagttttttttttagtggacgGTAACAAATTATGACATCTGATGTatcttgtgattttttttcacCATTTCTTTGTCAAATTAAGGTATGCATATGCTGTAGCATCTGCATTGCATGGCGTGCGGCATATTCTTCGCAAAGACTTTATGCTGCAGGTGTGAATGATACTATATGATCCTTTTCATATTCACTATTTCACGAACTCATAGATACGCATTAACATGCATCATTTTGAGTTTCCAGCCTCCGTGGGATACAGAAGTGGGAAAGAGTTTCATAATCCATTATACTTATGGATGTGATTACAATTTAAAGGTGaacagatctctctctctctctctctctctctctctctcaaatagaAGGGGGCCTGATGTTTTAACTGTGATTGTTACTGTCATTTATTATAGAGGTTCTgaaactttatatttatttgtttattcatttCTTCTAGCAAAATCTTGTTCAGTTGGTCATTACTTTTTAAGTCATTTATTCCAAGTTGGTAATCATCCAGGGAGAACTAACATATGGAAAGATAGGAGAATGGCGTTTTGACAAGAGATCATTTCTTAGTGCTCCTCCACCAAGAAATCTCTCCTTACCGCCTCCAGGGGTTCCTGAAACTGTGGTAAGTTCATTagtaatttttctctttaaagAGTCAATTtgagaaacaagaaaataaagccAGTTCAGTCAAAGACATATTCAATTGGCAAGTTCCTTTATTTCAAAAGGCATACCCCTTAGTTATCACAATGATGGTGTTTTAAGAAATGCAATGAAGTTTTAAATGAAGTTATTGATCATGCTTTACAATATTACGAAGTGCTAAGCTTAAGATGTTGGATGTTTGTACACAGCCCATATGTTTTAACACATGCTCCATAACTTCATTTTATGGCTCTGATGAATACAAGCATCAAATGAAAATGTTGTCGGTGTTATTTGTGCAAGCCTAAATCTTGAGTCCCGTGTATTTTTGCCAAATTCAGCAACTGTAATTATGGATTCATGTTCTAGTTGCTCCAAAAATTTACTCTTTCTTCAGCATAGAGGTGTCTATTGTCACTCTTTGCTTTAATACCTGTTACTgcctaaaaataaaacaatgaaaatctGAAAGGGTCATTTTGAGTTTTTGCAagttttagaaacaaaattgaattttaataacTTGAACCAAAATTGTATTTATATAGGTTATAATTTGGAACCCTACTTTATTATATAATCAAATAATCCTAATAGTTTCTTTATTAGATCTAATTTTGTCTGACACTAGGGATActtcagttttgtttttggtacACCACAGTATAGTGTCACTGTTAacctcaaaatattttttgtttttaacaaaCTCTCAGATTGATGGGGATGAAAACAAGAAGCATATTGAATTTATCATTTACTGATTTACACCACAAATCACGACTATTGAGCCACAAAGTGTGGTGAACTACTTGTGATTAGTAACTGTTCAGTTTGACTCAAAATTGACTCTACACCTctcaaaatactaaaatacgACTCCCCTCTTCATTACTAGAGGCTAAGACATGCTCAGTTTTTTGGACTTTGAAAGTGATGGAGATTCCAACTTTTTCTAGCTGAATGATGGAGGTGCAAATTGCAAAATTGGAGATGGCAAGGACAAGTTACAATTTATGATAGTTAACTAGCTAGATTCATTGAGAGGAATTCTCTCGTTATTAAGCCAATGCCTTAGGATCCTCCATGTATAAATAGAGGTGAATGTCGAGCTCACAAATTCAATCCTGTCTGGGTGCATGAGTTGtgtttacctatcaaaaaagagaATTCCTTTGTTATTAGCAACTGCTGTCTAGTTGTTCCTATTAGAAAGCCAACAAAGAATCcccatatataaaatttttggtGGCATCAacatagcttttttttttttaataataaggtTACTCTTGAAGGTTGAAGCTCACAGTAAGGGGGTTGAAGTCTTTGTTTCTCATCTCCTTTTCAGTTGGATGAGGGCCATAGGGGGTTCAGTTCTTTTGGAGTTCTTGGATCTTTGTAACCATAGAATCTAggcttttgttttgttcattTCTTTTGCATATCTCCTGCATGCCTCCAGGGCTACTACACCCTTTCCTTCTGAAAGAAACtctattatctattttattaaaattatgagGATATCATGCCAGCAAAATAGAacaagaattttcaaaatatgcctCCCAAAACTTTTAACTGCTAGGACTAACCATTAAgacattagagaaaggaaatatTTCTGACGACATGGTTGCTTTGAATATAAAGTGCTATTGACAAGATTTGTGAAAGAAAGGATGGGACTTCTTTGTTTTAGAATatacaataaattaataataactcatAAGAGGATCTACATTCTAAGAACTCCAATGGGGTTTATGCAGACTTAGCTACTTTAccatatttctctctttccctGTATTGCATTAATGAAGAGCCATTTTGTAGATAACAATATAATGGAAAACAGGTTTTCTAAGACTGGGAGATGAGGATAACCCTGACAATCAGATGTTAAAAAGGGATTAGGCATTGATTTCCATGGAAGAGTTTTGGGATGCCAATGTGTCTACaaaagagggttttttttttttttttttgggttgcttAAACTGCCTTGTGAATGATCTTACAATGTACATCATGTTAAAGCTGTCAATTTCATAGTGAAATAATGTTATACATGAGCGTGGAGAGGAGCAGATACCTTGCTTTGTTACTAGGGACTAGTTTTGTCTATTTTTGGGATCTCTTGGGTAATGACAATATCAGTGGTTGAGATATTGATTAGTTAGTAACAAGGGAAGGTTTGGAAGGGTGTGAGAGAATTGTGTCTTGTGCTTCTTCTTATCACTGTGTCCATGGTGGGAGAGGAACAATAGGAGTTACCAGGAAAGAAATACTAGGAGTTTTGAAGGGCAATGGGCATTATTAGAactaaaagagttttttttttttttttttttctgaagaCTTTGCTAGAGTGGGTGAGAGCTTGAGGGAGgttttttcttcaaacttgTTTGAGGCTATTGACCATTGTAATTTTAGAACTTTCATTTAACTCTCAGGCGGAGACTCTTAGCTAGTATACTCCTGGTGTACTTcttgaattaatttttctaataagatatattactaatttacttataaaaaagaaaaaagaaaaaagaaaaagaggaatgaTAGGAGTTACCGTTGAGCTTCCTATATATAAGCTCATGTTTTTACTTTTGGATTTGATGGCTAAATCAGCTGGCTTTTCTTTCTCATCATTTTATCTtgagtattttaaattttatgaggTAGCCCTTGTATTTGtctgatttcttttctttcctttcctttcagTTGaaccacttttctttttaatatattcaaaCTTCTACAGACAAATTTCTACATGCCTATATATAATTCTATAAGACCCAAGCCAAGTATCTCTTTGCTCTCATATATGTGGTGCATTATACTCTGATCTTTTGGGATCCACATGGCTTATTGTCTATTCTTGGGATGTCATTGCCTTGTATCTTCAGAGAATGTCTTTTCTAGCCCTGATCATCATTGTGATTTGCCTAGCCAGTGCTTTGACTATGACACCTTGTTACTAATGTGTATGATTTATGAATTCACTCTTGCATGTGTTGATGACTGATATTAG
This region includes:
- the LOC142608055 gene encoding hydroxyproline O-arabinosyltransferase NOD3-like, encoding MVERKNMGRVSPILLALLSFGFFFATYNLLTMIIHNKASNLGSWESDGLDSSGDSKLKYHVALTATDAPYSQWQCRIMYYWYNKTKDMPGSDMGKFTRILHSGAPDKLMEEIPSFVVDPLPEGLDRGYVVLNRPWAFVQWLEKATIEEEYILMAEPDHLFVKPIPNLAYGSQPAGYPFFYIKPTEHENIIRKFYPEESGPVTDIDPIGNSPVIIRRSTLEDIAPTWVNISLRMKDDPETDKTFGWVLEMYAYAVASALHGVRHILRKDFMLQPPWDTEVGKSFIIHYTYGCDYNLKGELTYGKIGEWRFDKRSFLSAPPPRNLSLPPPGVPETVVRLVKMVNEATANIPGWDTLTSGSDQE